A single Triticum dicoccoides isolate Atlit2015 ecotype Zavitan chromosome 2A, WEW_v2.0, whole genome shotgun sequence DNA region contains:
- the LOC119355072 gene encoding uncharacterized protein LOC119355072: MASVRRPCAVALLACAAAFLVTVGAQPKDNPILSDPNVVPIYMSPGAQPTVVSCYNQSSPSQAPECMIPVRRCPAGCRDLCYVHCPSCKLVCMCELAGTECYDPRFVGGDGNKFLFHGRRDADFCLLSDANLHINAHFIGKRNVKAARDFTWVQALGIRFGGHRLYLGVKRTVTWDNAVDRLVITFDGVPVELDAAPAASWSPASAPALSVFRIGKANGVVVRLDGRFRIVANAVPVTEEDSRVHDYGLTADDSLAHLNVAFKFNSISADVHGVLGQTYRPDYVSAGVDMGAKIPVMGGAAKYQVSDIFGTDCEVARFAGEDVVRIGAVDMIDEPADTMCGSGKGSAGLVCKK; the protein is encoded by the exons ATGGCGTCCGTCCGGCGCCCGTGCGCGGTGGCGCTGCTCGCCTGCGCCGCCGCATTCCTCGTGACGGTCGGTGCCCAGCCGAAGGACAACCCCATTTTGTCGGACCCCAACGTGGTCCCCATCTACATGAGCCCCGGCGCGCAGCCCACCGTGGTGAGCTGCTACAACCAGAGCAGCCCGTCGCAGGCCCCAGAGTGCATGATTCCGGTGCGCCGGTGCCCCGCCGGCTGCCGCGACCTCTGCTACGTGCACTGCCCCAGCTGCAAGCTCGTCTGCA TGTGTGAACTGGCCGGCACGGAGTGCTACGACCCGCGCTTCGTGGGTGGCGACGGCAACAAGTTCCTCTTCCACGGCCGCAGGGACGCCGACTTCTGCCTGCTCTCCGACGCCAACCTGCACATCAACGCGCACTTCATCGGCAAGCGCAACGTGAAGGCGGCGCGTGACTTCACATGGGTGCAGGCGCTCGGCATCCGCTTCGGTGGCCACCGCCTCTACCTCGGCGTCAAGAGGACGGTCACCTGGGACAACGCCGTCGACCGCCTCGTCATCACCTTCGACGGCGTGCCCGTCGAGCTGGACGCGGCGCCGGCCGCCAGCTGGAGCCCGGCCTCCGCGCCCGCGCTGTCTGTCTTCCGCATCGGCAAGGCCAACGGCGTGGTGGTGCGCCTCGACGGCCGGTTCCGCATCGTCGCCAACGCGGTGCCGGTGACCGAGGAGGACTCGAGGGTCCACGACTACGGCCTCACCGCCGACGACAGCCTCGCGCACCTCAACGTCGCGTTCAAGTTCAACTCCATCAGCGCCGACGTGCACGGCGTGCTCGGCCAGACCTACCGCCCGGACTACGTCAGCGCCGGGGTTGACATGGGCGCCAAGATCCCGGTGATGGGGGGTGCCGCAAAGTACCAGGTGTCGGACATCTTCGGGACGGACTGCGAGGTGGCGCGCTTCGCCGGAGAGGACGTCGTCCGCATCGGGGCGGTCGACATGATCGACGAGCCGGCCGACACCATGTGCGGCAGCGGCAAGGGCAGCGCCGGGCTGGTCTGCAAGAAGTGA